The following coding sequences are from one Acidobacteriota bacterium window:
- a CDS encoding DUF2752 domain-containing protein, whose translation MSAAGLPESRVEQGRWPAPLAEWGWGGVRFRLLPAEHPTSDLEPVIAVVGLLAILGMWTLPLDLLAGFAGVCRFHAWTGWPCPTCGITRGLLAVAHGDPFRALRMNPLLIGGILATGAYAPVALALWIFRAPRPRIALLTPSARWGTLFLAVAAVLANWAFLVIDGR comes from the coding sequence ATGAGCGCGGCCGGGTTGCCGGAGAGTCGCGTGGAGCAGGGGCGCTGGCCGGCACCGCTCGCGGAGTGGGGTTGGGGCGGCGTCCGTTTCAGGCTCCTGCCGGCCGAGCATCCGACTTCCGATCTCGAGCCGGTGATCGCCGTGGTCGGTCTGCTGGCCATCCTGGGGATGTGGACCCTCCCGCTCGACCTGCTCGCCGGCTTCGCCGGTGTCTGCCGGTTTCACGCCTGGACCGGCTGGCCTTGTCCCACCTGCGGCATCACGCGCGGCCTGCTCGCCGTCGCGCACGGCGATCCGTTCCGTGCGTTGCGAATGAACCCGCTCCTGATCGGGGGAATCCTGGCAACCGGTGCCTATGCCCCCGTCGCGCTGGCCCTGTGGATCTTCCGCGCACCCCGCCCGCGCATCGCTCTTCTCACGCCATCCGCTCGCTGGGGCACGCTCTTCCTTGCGGTCGCCGCCGTGCTCGCGAACTGGGCTTTCCTCGTCATCGACGGGCGCTGA
- a CDS encoding HAD family hydrolase, with product MAGVPPRPTARAGRESNLTASRTICAGGSMTATTGRDVRVVCFDVDGTLVRQPEGRTIWQIINAHYHGGDEINRRRFRAFREGLISYPEWVTLDILDWKAHGARRGEIEALIRRELTVVPGARETVAELKRRGYGTAVVSGTLDLVFELLLSDFPFDHVYTNRIFFDEEGRIAGFEPTPYDVEGKADGLARVARDFGVRGESIAFVGDSWNDRAAFRAAGFAVAYHPKDPGLVELADAVVQDGSFERLLDLFPGSEAA from the coding sequence ATGGCCGGGGTCCCGCCCCGGCCAACGGCCCGCGCCGGGCGGGAGTCGAATCTGACCGCTTCGCGTACAATCTGCGCCGGAGGTTCGATGACTGCGACAACCGGGCGCGATGTGCGCGTCGTTTGCTTCGACGTCGACGGGACGCTCGTGCGGCAGCCGGAGGGCCGCACGATCTGGCAGATCATCAACGCCCACTACCACGGCGGGGACGAGATCAACCGCCGCCGTTTCCGCGCCTTCCGCGAGGGGCTGATCAGCTACCCGGAGTGGGTGACGCTCGACATCCTCGATTGGAAGGCGCACGGGGCCCGGCGCGGCGAAATCGAGGCTCTGATCCGCCGCGAGCTGACGGTCGTGCCCGGCGCTCGCGAGACGGTCGCTGAGCTCAAGCGACGTGGTTACGGCACGGCGGTGGTCTCGGGAACGCTCGACCTGGTTTTCGAGCTGCTGCTGAGCGACTTTCCCTTCGACCACGTTTACACCAACAGGATCTTCTTCGACGAAGAGGGGCGGATCGCCGGCTTCGAGCCTACGCCCTACGACGTCGAGGGGAAGGCCGACGGCCTGGCGCGCGTGGCGCGCGATTTTGGCGTGCGGGGCGAGTCCATCGCCTTCGTGGGCGACAGCTGGAACGACCGCGCAGCCTTCCGCGCGGCCGGCTTCGCGGTCGCCTATCATCCCAAGGATCCGGGGCTCGTCGAGCTTGCGGACGCGGTCGTCCAGGACGGCTCGTTCGAGCGTCTGCTCGACCTGTTCCCGGGATCGGAGGCGGCATGA
- a CDS encoding NUDIX hydrolase has translation MSDRAELLAKRRVYEGKILRIDVDRVRLPGGAVTELETIRHPGAAAVVPFRGDGAIVLVRQYRHAAGGFLLEVPAGKLDPGEDPAACAARECGEEIGLRPHRIEPLGRILTTPGFTDEVIWLYEGHELEPCSQALEPSEVLEIVELPFAEALAAVRDGRIYDAKTVAALLLAADRRGSGSGSPARPAAPGSS, from the coding sequence ATGAGTGACCGCGCCGAACTTCTCGCCAAGCGCCGCGTGTACGAGGGGAAGATCCTTCGGATCGACGTGGACCGGGTGCGTCTGCCCGGCGGCGCCGTCACGGAGCTGGAGACGATCCGGCACCCCGGTGCGGCGGCGGTGGTGCCGTTCCGCGGGGACGGGGCGATCGTCCTCGTCCGGCAGTACCGCCATGCCGCGGGAGGCTTTCTGCTCGAGGTCCCGGCGGGCAAGCTGGATCCCGGCGAGGATCCGGCCGCGTGCGCCGCCCGCGAGTGCGGCGAGGAGATCGGCCTGCGCCCCCACCGGATCGAGCCGCTCGGCCGCATCTTGACGACCCCCGGTTTCACGGACGAAGTGATCTGGCTCTACGAGGGTCACGAGCTGGAGCCGTGTTCCCAAGCGCTCGAGCCGAGCGAGGTCCTCGAGATCGTCGAGCTGCCGTTCGCGGAGGCGCTCGCGGCGGTCCGCGACGGGCGCATCTACGACGCGAAGACGGTGGCGGCGTTGTTGCTGGCGGCCGACCGCCGCGGCTCCGGCTCGGGCTCCCCTGCGCGCCCCGCCGCGCCCGGTTCCTCGTGA
- a CDS encoding dicarboxylate/amino acid:cation symporter, producing the protein MSTRPPAGPGRRSRWSSHWTVLASLASGIVCGVLLGRLGAHPPAPAAALLGLFDFVAELFLRLLKMLVAPLVLFSIMAGVCAVGDPRELGRIGGRTFAYYIVTSALAILTGLALVNLIRPGVGAELHIGEIPPEMPGHAEGMLGIFKRLVPDNVFKALAEADMLQIITFALLAGFALTRLPERHRRPLADLVNGAFELMTRLAGLVLGVLPVAVFALVARVAARSGGEEVRPLVLYMLTVVGGLAIHGLVTLPLVLRLFSGTSPAVWARTVAPALMTAFSTSSSSATLPVTLESVEERGGVPNRIASFVLPLGATINMDGTALYECVGTIFLAQYYATASGYELTLGRQLVVVITALLASIGAAGIPSAGLVMMTIILKALDLPLEGALLILAVDRPLDMLRTATNVWSDTVGAAVVSSMEGSPPRPA; encoded by the coding sequence GTGAGCACGAGACCGCCGGCAGGTCCGGGGCGCCGGTCGCGCTGGTCCTCGCACTGGACCGTGCTCGCTTCCCTGGCATCGGGCATCGTTTGCGGCGTGCTCCTCGGCCGTCTCGGAGCCCATCCGCCGGCCCCCGCAGCCGCCTTGCTGGGGCTGTTCGATTTCGTCGCCGAGCTTTTCCTCCGGCTGCTCAAGATGCTGGTGGCGCCGCTCGTGCTCTTCTCGATCATGGCCGGGGTCTGCGCCGTGGGGGATCCGCGGGAGCTCGGCCGCATCGGCGGGCGCACGTTCGCCTACTACATCGTGACCAGCGCGCTGGCGATCCTGACCGGGCTCGCGCTGGTCAACCTGATCCGCCCCGGCGTCGGAGCGGAGCTGCACATCGGCGAGATCCCTCCGGAGATGCCGGGCCACGCGGAGGGGATGCTGGGCATTTTCAAGCGGCTGGTTCCGGACAACGTCTTCAAGGCCCTGGCCGAAGCCGACATGCTGCAGATCATCACGTTCGCCCTGCTGGCCGGTTTTGCGCTCACGCGGCTTCCGGAGCGTCACCGCCGTCCCCTGGCCGATCTCGTGAACGGTGCGTTCGAACTGATGACGCGGCTGGCCGGGCTGGTGCTCGGCGTGCTTCCTGTCGCGGTGTTCGCGCTGGTCGCCCGCGTCGCCGCGCGCAGCGGGGGCGAGGAGGTGCGCCCGCTCGTGCTGTACATGCTGACGGTCGTCGGCGGCCTCGCGATCCACGGGCTGGTCACCCTGCCGCTCGTCCTCCGTCTGTTCTCGGGAACGAGCCCGGCCGTCTGGGCCCGAACGGTGGCCCCGGCGTTGATGACCGCCTTTTCCACCTCCTCGTCGAGCGCGACGCTCCCCGTGACACTGGAATCGGTCGAAGAGCGAGGTGGCGTCCCCAACCGCATCGCGTCGTTCGTGCTTCCGCTGGGGGCGACGATCAACATGGACGGCACGGCGCTGTACGAGTGCGTCGGCACGATCTTCCTCGCTCAGTACTACGCCACCGCCTCCGGATACGAGCTGACCCTCGGGCGCCAGCTCGTCGTCGTCATCACGGCTCTGCTCGCCTCGATCGGCGCCGCCGGCATCCCCTCCGCAGGGCTGGTGATGATGACGATCATCCTCAAGGCCCTCGATCTGCCGCTCGAGGGAGCGCTCCTGATCCTGGCCGTCGACCGCCCGCTCGACATGCTGCGAACGGCGACCAACGTGTGGTCCGACACGGTGGGCGCCGCGGTGGTCAGCTCCATGGAAGGCTCTCCCCCCCGTCCCGCCTGA
- a CDS encoding tetratricopeptide repeat protein, producing the protein MSRQRIGIALRSGVARLGGGALVVAASCGGTRIGPPRSGGPPTVLLVTIDTLRADRVGCYGRADAGTPMLDELAARGVRFAAAHTTAPLTLPAHSSIMTGRSVPAHGVRNNGTFALPPEIPTLAERFEAAGYATGAFISSPVLKRRHGLARGFQRYDDAIAEIPANVGRIVVHYAERSGRETVSRAIAWLLDQEGRPAFLWVHLWEPHSPYRPPPPFAERFRDDRYQGEVAAADAALKRLIDGIASLGRADGLLVVVSGDHGEALGDHGEQTHGLFLYEEVLRVPLIVSGPSWGVRHAVIEELASVADIAPTLAELARLPALPGTDGLSLAAALAGGPMPKRGGVFAESWLPRFDFGWSGLQAYLSGHRKLIRAPRPELYDLEADPEEMHDLAGERPGEVRELTSQLLAEVSRAAAASRGRAQVGATEKELETLRTLGYAGTGRVVEADDAVDPNRADPKDRVEVVHKHDRALFLLADGKPLEARTLLEEALEIEPDDPALLFQYAQTFIVAKDLPGAERVLRRAVRVHPDYGLAWYRLGQVLAQLGKDEEERAAYEKAIEHDPYNVAPRLALAESLIEAGQIEKARQVVEAARKLAPEDEQIEALMARMDAARSR; encoded by the coding sequence ATGTCACGGCAGCGAATCGGAATCGCGCTCAGGAGCGGCGTCGCGCGTCTCGGAGGCGGCGCGCTGGTCGTCGCGGCGTCTTGCGGGGGAACGCGCATCGGTCCCCCGCGGTCGGGGGGACCGCCGACCGTTCTCCTCGTGACGATCGACACCCTGCGGGCCGATCGGGTCGGCTGCTACGGCCGCGCCGACGCGGGGACCCCGATGCTCGACGAGCTGGCGGCCCGCGGCGTCCGTTTCGCGGCGGCCCACACGACCGCCCCGCTGACGCTGCCCGCGCACAGCTCGATCATGACGGGCCGCAGCGTGCCGGCCCACGGGGTGCGGAACAACGGCACCTTCGCGTTGCCGCCCGAGATCCCGACGCTCGCCGAACGATTCGAAGCGGCCGGCTACGCGACCGGCGCCTTCATCTCCTCTCCGGTTCTCAAGCGCCGGCACGGGCTCGCCCGGGGGTTCCAGCGCTACGACGATGCGATCGCCGAGATCCCGGCCAACGTGGGCCGAATCGTCGTCCACTACGCCGAACGCTCCGGACGCGAGACGGTCTCCCGCGCCATCGCCTGGCTGCTGGACCAGGAGGGACGCCCGGCCTTCCTCTGGGTGCACCTCTGGGAGCCGCACAGCCCGTACCGGCCGCCTCCTCCCTTCGCGGAGCGGTTCCGCGACGACCGCTATCAGGGAGAGGTGGCTGCGGCCGACGCCGCGCTGAAGCGGCTCATCGACGGGATCGCCTCGCTGGGGCGTGCCGACGGGCTCCTTGTCGTCGTGAGCGGCGACCACGGCGAGGCCCTGGGGGACCACGGGGAGCAGACGCACGGCCTGTTCCTCTACGAGGAGGTGCTCCGGGTTCCCCTCATCGTTTCCGGGCCCTCGTGGGGCGTCCGCCACGCCGTGATCGAGGAGCTGGCCAGCGTCGCCGACATCGCGCCGACCCTGGCCGAGCTCGCCCGTCTCCCGGCGCTTCCCGGAACGGACGGGCTGTCCCTTGCCGCGGCACTGGCCGGCGGCCCGATGCCGAAGCGCGGCGGCGTGTTCGCCGAAAGCTGGCTTCCTCGTTTCGACTTCGGTTGGTCGGGCCTTCAAGCCTATCTTTCGGGCCACCGCAAGCTCATCCGGGCACCTCGTCCCGAGCTGTACGATCTCGAGGCCGATCCCGAGGAGATGCACGATCTCGCCGGAGAGCGCCCCGGCGAGGTTCGGGAGCTGACCTCGCAGCTCTTGGCCGAGGTCTCGCGGGCCGCAGCCGCCTCCCGCGGCCGCGCGCAGGTCGGGGCCACCGAGAAGGAGCTTGAGACGCTCCGCACCCTCGGCTACGCGGGGACGGGCCGGGTGGTCGAGGCGGACGACGCCGTCGATCCCAATCGTGCGGATCCCAAGGACAGGGTGGAGGTGGTCCACAAGCACGACCGCGCTCTTTTCCTGCTGGCGGACGGGAAACCGCTGGAAGCCCGCACGCTCCTGGAGGAGGCGCTCGAGATCGAGCCGGACGACCCCGCGCTCCTGTTCCAGTACGCGCAGACCTTCATCGTCGCCAAGGATCTCCCCGGCGCGGAGCGCGTGCTCCGGCGCGCGGTCCGGGTGCACCCGGACTACGGTCTCGCCTGGTATCGGCTCGGCCAGGTTCTCGCCCAGCTCGGGAAGGATGAAGAGGAGCGCGCGGCCTACGAGAAGGCGATCGAGCACGACCCGTACAACGTGGCTCCGCGCCTCGCCCTCGCCGAGAGCCTGATCGAAGCGGGGCAGATCGAGAAAGCCCGCCAGGTGGTGGAGGCCGCCCGGAAACTGGCTCCGGAGGACGAACAGATCGAGGCCCTGATGGCCCGAATGGACGCCGCCCGGAGCCGGTGA
- a CDS encoding MBL fold metallo-hydrolase: MIVDRVQHPGWLVNSWLVAGREEGRGILIDTGADPAKILEMVRRHGVRVVAIIATHRHYDHVAGNEFLARNLGAPVLAHRLERPHIPTATEDAEPGRRFEFRGWHAEIVAIPGHTAGQIGVHVPGHAIFTGDTLFKGSVGGTVAPGHTTFEDLRRSVLETILSLPGDTKIHPGHGESSTVAHELERNPFVRVWRGLDEPGTRPGRVDGKRVTVEVWAKDYDGGHKAQVRFADGSVAIVPGSRVQKVTL; the protein is encoded by the coding sequence TTGATCGTCGACCGCGTGCAACACCCGGGTTGGCTGGTCAACAGCTGGCTGGTCGCAGGCCGCGAGGAAGGGCGCGGGATCCTGATCGACACCGGCGCCGATCCGGCGAAGATCCTCGAGATGGTCCGCCGGCACGGGGTCCGCGTGGTCGCGATCATCGCCACCCACCGCCATTACGATCACGTCGCCGGCAACGAATTCCTCGCCCGCAATCTCGGAGCGCCGGTGCTGGCGCACCGCCTCGAGCGGCCGCACATCCCCACGGCGACGGAGGACGCGGAACCTGGGCGGCGGTTCGAGTTCCGGGGATGGCACGCGGAGATCGTCGCCATTCCGGGCCACACGGCCGGCCAGATCGGCGTCCACGTGCCGGGGCACGCGATCTTCACCGGCGACACGCTGTTCAAGGGCTCCGTCGGAGGCACGGTGGCGCCCGGACACACAACGTTCGAAGACCTGCGGCGGAGCGTTCTCGAGACGATCCTCTCCTTGCCCGGGGACACGAAGATCCATCCCGGTCACGGCGAGAGCAGCACCGTGGCCCACGAGCTCGAGCGCAATCCGTTCGTCCGCGTCTGGCGGGGTCTCGACGAGCCCGGCACGCGGCCGGGGCGCGTGGACGGCAAGCGCGTGACCGTCGAGGTCTGGGCGAAGGACTACGACGGAGGCCACAAGGCACAAGTCCGGTTCGCCGACGGCTCCGTGGCCATCGTACCCGGCAGCCGCGTCCAGAAGGTGACGCTGTGA
- a CDS encoding penicillin-binding protein 1B: MSPGRDPRGRPRENRFGRESTARAEHGRAGRARCRGPLPGPPPDAARNRRGRRRIPILSSASPRPPRPRSRAEPRRGGARPPRGRSDGSSGSPQDLRRSGPLTLAAAHAHRSHSPHVPHRPLDVLREPRAAAAEPDPDVPASAVEIDRADRLVHRAPVPLDGGRDRLENGGQLDRLLAHGSRSYPTRFPRGDVSARRSTKSARRRRSGRTAGARARRRRGVAIGTLALASAAALWLGLALWSAGERAVASLERDPPNAPVEILAAPRVLRVGRRVDLSAVAEELAAQRYRAVPRVPARPGEYRISGNRLEVYRRPFTGPHGYAGAAFARVTVDGGRAVRLEDASGRPLGAFTLEPVRLGAYHGPELVDRRPLPLDRYPPRLVQAVVAAEDARFMRHRGIDLRAVLRAAWADIRGGGLVQGGSTITQQVVKNRLLGHQRTWMRKLREAILALYVERRVSKRRILEIYLNEVYLGQEGAVSIVGMPAAALHYFGKDISDLTLDEQAMLAGLIASPGRFDPRRRPEAARARRNWVLERMEQIGAIDPAERERAAARPLGVVASRRRLDPAGDLLDAVQRELVSRGWEPRPGEERARVFTTIDPAVQRAAREALRSVLDRLEREDPRRAPLEGAVVVLRPASGEILAIVGGRKGSRGAFNRALDAHRQPGSAFKPFVALTAFIEGHWQPSSLLADEPIEIRTANGLWRPRNVDGRYRGTVTLRQAIEESLNVPMAWLGRTLGAEAIRSWARLAGIRSPLPSAVSLALGTGEVTPLELAVAYGTIGNLGKYQAPRLVRGVRTADGAAVPLEPMAPPENRLPPEPCYLVLDMMAGAAEHGTARGLASAAPGVRVAAKTGTTQDGRDAWGVLVTGDTAAVCWVGRDDGKPARLYGAGAAIPVLAELLRRAGWLLLAPLPDPPPGVVEVTIDPDTGGLATWRCPRKAREVFTRDRLPVTCPRHRGFFQRFFGRRLEPDGRGGGAGRDGRPAPGLRRH; the protein is encoded by the coding sequence GTGTCACCGGGCCGAGATCCCCGTGGACGACCTCGAGAAAACCGTTTTGGACGAGAATCAACCGCTCGCGCGGAACACGGCCGAGCCGGTCGAGCACGGTGCCGAGGTCCTCTTCCCGGACCGCCACCAGACGCGGCGCGGAATCGGCGGGGTCGGAGGCGGATTCCCATCCTGTCGAGCGCGTCACCTCGGCCACCGCGACCCCGCTCGCGCGCAGAGCCCCGGCGAGGCGGCGCCCGACCTCCCCGGGGCCGATCAGATGGATCTTCCGGATCACCTCAGGACCTCCGGAGATCGGGACCGCTCACCCTCGCCGCTGCGCACGCTCACCGATCGCACTCCCCTCACGTTCCTCACCGACCGCTCGACGTCCTCCGCGAGCCCCGCGCCGCCGCGGCGGAGCCAGATCCGGACGTCCCCGCGAGCGCCGTCGAGATCGATCGAGCCGACCGCCTGGTCCACCGAGCACCCGTGCCGCTGGACGGCGGCCGCGACCGCCTCGAAAATGGGGGTCAGCTCGACAGGCTCCTCGCTCATGGAAGCCGATCATACCCGACGCGCTTCCCGAGAGGTGACGTGAGCGCCCGCCGCTCGACGAAGTCCGCTCGACGCCGAAGATCGGGGCGCACCGCGGGAGCGCGGGCGCGGCGCCGCCGCGGCGTCGCCATCGGGACGCTCGCCCTGGCGTCGGCCGCGGCTCTGTGGCTCGGTCTCGCGCTGTGGTCCGCCGGAGAGCGGGCGGTCGCGAGCCTCGAACGCGATCCGCCGAACGCCCCGGTCGAGATCCTCGCGGCACCCCGGGTGCTGCGTGTCGGCCGGCGGGTCGACCTGTCTGCCGTGGCCGAGGAGCTCGCAGCGCAGCGCTACCGGGCCGTGCCGCGGGTTCCCGCGCGTCCCGGGGAGTACCGGATCTCGGGGAACCGTCTCGAGGTCTACCGCCGCCCGTTCACCGGACCGCACGGCTACGCGGGCGCGGCCTTCGCCAGGGTGACGGTCGATGGAGGGCGGGCGGTGCGCCTCGAGGACGCATCCGGCCGCCCGCTCGGGGCGTTCACCCTGGAGCCGGTCCGGCTCGGCGCCTACCACGGCCCGGAGCTCGTCGACCGGAGGCCGCTCCCGCTCGACCGGTATCCGCCGCGCCTCGTGCAGGCGGTGGTGGCCGCCGAAGACGCGCGGTTCATGCGACACCGGGGCATCGATCTGCGCGCCGTCCTCCGGGCGGCGTGGGCCGACATCAGGGGAGGGGGCCTCGTCCAGGGCGGGAGCACGATCACCCAGCAGGTCGTCAAGAACCGGCTCCTCGGGCACCAGCGCACCTGGATGCGCAAGCTGCGCGAAGCGATCCTCGCCCTGTACGTCGAGCGCCGCGTTTCGAAAAGACGAATCCTGGAGATCTATCTCAACGAGGTCTATCTCGGGCAGGAGGGCGCGGTCTCGATCGTCGGCATGCCCGCGGCGGCCCTCCATTACTTCGGCAAGGACATATCCGACCTCACGCTCGACGAGCAGGCGATGCTGGCGGGGCTCATCGCCTCTCCCGGGCGCTTCGATCCCCGGCGGAGGCCCGAGGCGGCGCGCGCCCGCCGCAACTGGGTGCTGGAGCGGATGGAGCAGATCGGGGCGATCGATCCAGCCGAGCGGGAGCGTGCGGCGGCCCGCCCGCTGGGCGTGGTCGCGTCCCGGCGGCGGCTCGATCCGGCGGGCGATCTCCTGGACGCCGTCCAGCGCGAGTTGGTGAGCCGCGGGTGGGAACCGCGCCCGGGTGAGGAGCGCGCGCGCGTGTTCACCACGATCGATCCGGCCGTTCAACGCGCGGCTCGAGAGGCGTTGCGGAGCGTCCTCGACCGGCTGGAACGGGAGGACCCGCGCCGCGCCCCCCTGGAGGGGGCTGTGGTGGTCCTCAGGCCGGCGAGCGGGGAGATCCTGGCGATCGTCGGGGGGCGGAAAGGCAGCCGGGGCGCCTTCAACCGGGCGCTCGACGCCCATCGCCAGCCCGGATCGGCCTTCAAGCCGTTCGTGGCCCTCACCGCTTTCATCGAAGGCCATTGGCAGCCATCGAGTCTGCTGGCGGACGAGCCGATCGAGATTCGCACCGCCAACGGGCTCTGGCGGCCGCGCAACGTGGACGGGCGTTACCGCGGGACGGTGACCCTCCGGCAGGCCATCGAGGAGAGCCTGAACGTCCCGATGGCATGGCTCGGGCGGACCCTCGGCGCCGAGGCGATCCGGAGCTGGGCCCGGCTCGCCGGTATCCGCTCGCCGCTGCCGAGCGCCGTGTCGCTCGCGCTGGGAACGGGCGAGGTCACGCCGCTGGAGCTGGCGGTCGCGTACGGAACCATCGGGAACCTGGGGAAGTACCAGGCACCCCGCCTGGTGCGCGGCGTCCGGACCGCGGACGGCGCGGCGGTGCCTCTCGAGCCGATGGCGCCCCCGGAGAACCGGCTCCCGCCCGAGCCTTGCTATCTCGTCCTCGACATGATGGCCGGCGCGGCCGAGCACGGGACGGCCCGCGGCCTCGCCAGCGCCGCTCCGGGGGTGCGCGTCGCCGCCAAGACCGGAACGACCCAGGACGGGCGGGACGCCTGGGGGGTGCTGGTGACCGGGGACACGGCGGCGGTCTGTTGGGTGGGGCGGGACGACGGCAAACCCGCCCGTCTGTACGGCGCCGGCGCCGCCATCCCGGTGCTCGCCGAGCTGTTGCGCCGGGCCGGGTGGCTGCTCCTCGCCCCCCTCCCGGATCCCCCTCCCGGCGTGGTCGAGGTCACGATCGATCCGGACACCGGCGGGCTGGCCACCTGGCGTTGCCCCCGAAAGGCCCGCGAGGTGTTCACGAGGGACCGCCTCCCGGTGACGTGTCCCCGGCACCGCGGGTTCTTCCAGCGGTTCTTCGGCCGGCGGCTCGAGCCGGATGGCCGCGGCGGGGGTGCGGGACGCGATGGACGCCCGGCACCCGGGCTGCGTAGACATTGA
- a CDS encoding prepilin-type N-terminal cleavage/methylation domain-containing protein produces MCRPARVPMHRAGGGWAQKGLTFIETLVVVALMGILALGALPLVHNHQRHLKEIELKRKLKMMRAAIDRYHEYAVQGMIEPWDLDWHMYPKDLEMLVEGVEVKPAIDQEPIVIKFLRRIPVDPITGEAEWSCRGYEDDPDERRHDCEDLYDVFSTSDDFALDGTVYSDW; encoded by the coding sequence ATGTGCCGGCCGGCGAGGGTGCCGATGCATCGAGCTGGCGGTGGCTGGGCCCAGAAGGGGCTGACCTTCATCGAGACGCTGGTGGTGGTGGCCTTGATGGGCATTCTGGCTCTGGGTGCCCTGCCGCTCGTTCACAACCACCAGCGGCACCTCAAGGAGATCGAGCTGAAGCGGAAGCTGAAGATGATGCGGGCGGCGATCGACCGGTACCACGAGTACGCCGTCCAGGGGATGATCGAGCCCTGGGATCTGGACTGGCACATGTACCCCAAGGACCTCGAGATGCTCGTCGAGGGTGTCGAGGTCAAGCCGGCCATCGATCAGGAACCGATCGTGATCAAGTTCCTGCGCCGGATCCCCGTCGATCCGATCACCGGCGAAGCCGAGTGGAGCTGCCGCGGCTACGAGGACGATCCGGACGAACGCAGGCACGATTGCGAGGACCTGTACGACGTCTTCTCCACGTCGGACGATTTCGCTCTGGACGGAACCGTCTACAGCGACTGGTGA